One region of Culex pipiens pallens isolate TS chromosome 2, TS_CPP_V2, whole genome shotgun sequence genomic DNA includes:
- the LOC120419323 gene encoding spondin-2, with protein MKKTKLVLWRRPSPPLVTVLLLLVLGLIPLMDGAVLQSESCNSEALVFYRIRLQTSWSRQLFPKHYPEFRPPPQWSMTYGQSHNRAFNLFRLNDLASASISRFAESGHAHALEEDLSRQSPAIHDEFHLPKIAKGEGSSEGTFFLDGSHTMVSFITKIVPSPDWFVGLDSYNLCRGGRWADNVTIELSPLDAGTSNGLTFTSPKWPTNPPNVIEKITARYPKHFASSFFYPEIKHLPTIARVTFEKLHEYYGSNNVHKKVKKLKTKQRKRLLKKLAAARGNDPRKSENETEKQVNDCRVGAWSPWSPCSKSCDVGKRTRSRVVVRYAVDQGRDCPHLTETQWCGSARKCSVDENYFRW; from the exons ATGAAGAAAACGAAACTAGTTCTGTGGCGACGACCCTCGCCGCCGTTGGTGaccgtgctgctgctgctggtgttggGGCTGATCCCGCTAATGGATGGGGCGGTTTTGCAAAGTGAAAGCTGCAACTCGGAAGCACTCGTCTTCTACCGGATCCGGCTGCAGACCAGCTGGAGCAGGCAGCTGTTCCCGAAGCACTATCCCGAGTTCCGGCCGCCGCCCCAGTGGAGCATGACCTACG GTCAATCCCACAACCGCGCCTTCAACCTGTTCCGGCTGAACGACCTCGCCAGCGCATCGATCAGCAGGTTCGCCGAATCGGGCCACGCCCACGCCCTGGAGGAGGACCTATCGCGCCAAAGCCCGGCCATCCACGACGAGTTCCACCTGCCCAAGATAGCCAAGGGCGAGGGCTCATCCGAGGGGACGTTCTTCCTGGACGGGTCCCATACCATGGTGTCGTTCATCACGAAGATCGTCCCGTCGCCGGATTGGTTCGTTGGACTGGACTCGTACAAT ctATGCCGTGGAGGTCGCTGGGCTGACAACGTTACGATCGAGTTGAGTCCGTTGGACGCCGGCACGAGCAACGGGTTGACGTTCACGTCCCCGAAGTGGCCAACGAATCCGCCGAACGTGATCGAGAAGATCACCGCTCGGTATCCGAAGCACTTTGCTAGCAGCTTTTTCTATCCGGAGATTAAGCATCTGCCCACGATAGCAAGggtgacatttgaaaag CTGCACGAGTACTACGGATCAAACAACGTTCACAAAAAGGTGAAGAAGCTCAAAACCAAGCAGCGCAAGAGGTTACTGAAGAAGTTGGCCGCCGCCCGTGGAAACGACCCACGGAAGTCGGAGAATGAAACGGAAAAGCAGGTCAACGACTGTCGAGTCGGAGCATGGTCCCCGTGGAGTCCGTGCAGCAAGTCCTGCGACGTGGGCAAGAGGACACGGTCCCGCGTTGTGGTGAGGTACGCGGTGGACCAAGGCCGAGACTGTCCTCACCTGACGGAGACTCAGTGGTGTGGATCGGCGAGGAAGTGCTCCGTTGATGAAAACTACTTCCGGTGGTAG